The Spirosoma sp. SC4-14 DNA window AGATAAACACGGGCATTTGAAATGTATTTACTTTCTGGCAGTGGGATATTATATCCGATTTGCCAGTTGTCAAAGCGAACAAATGAGCCACTTTCGATCCAGTTTGTAGACAGCACGTTAATACCGTAGTTTTTGGGCATCGTCGTTACGTCCTGCAACATATTCGTTTCCAGAATCGAACCTGGAATCATCAGGTTAGAACGCAGGTTATTCAGGATTTTATTACCAAATGTACCGCGCAACTGAAAATACAAATCAAACCCTTTGTAACGGAATGTGTTAATAAACGAAGCATTTAAAAATGGCTGTGGGTTACCTTGTTTTAGGGGCGATCCAGCAGCAATAGCCGCAGCAGCATCTGCTTTAGAAACATCCGTTGTAGGCGTGTCACCAGAACCTGGCTTCAATAATACCTGTCCCGATGAGTTATAGCCAACGAAAGTTGGAACGTTGTTAAACTCACCTAATGGCTGACCAGGTGTCAAGTAAGAGCCGTAAACGTCAGATAGACCACGACCGCCAAATGGGTTAAACCGGACTAAGCCTGTGTTAAACTGATCGTTCGATAACGAAACAATCGTGTTTTTGTTATACGCTGCTACTAACTTGGCATTCCAGGAAAAAGCCCCTTTCTGAATGACATCACCACCAAACGAAAACTCAACCCCTGAGTTCCGCATCGACCCTACATTTGCCAGAATAACGTTGGTAAAGTACGTTACACCATCGGCAGGTACGTTATACGGATACAGCATGTCTTTCGTCAGCTTATTATAGTACTCCAGCGTACCTGAGAAACGACCACCAACCAATTGGAAATCTAATCCTACGTTCGCTGTTGTCAGTACTTCCCATTTCAGGTTTGGATTCGCATTCTGCGTAATACCGTAGCCTGGCAGGAAGTCACCCAGTGATCCATCGTAGTAGGTACCTTTCTGACCATACAACTGAACAGAGTTATAAGGAGCTATACCTTCGGAGTTACCCGTTTGTCCCCAGCCCGCACGTAGTTTCAGATAGTTAAGTGCATTTCCTTTCGGGAAGAACGATTCGTTAGTGATCGTCCAGCCTAAACCAACCGAAGGGAACATCCCCCATTTGTTGTTAGCACCAAATTTAGAGCTACCATCCCGACGCAAGGTGGCCGTAAGATTATAACGATCGTTTACGTTTACAGTTGCACGACCAAAGAACGAAATCAGCTTAGACTGATTCCGGTTCGAAACGGCGTAGTTATTAGAAGGGTTAACCAATGTACCAGAACCTAAGCCCAGGTTGTTGTAGGTAACATCAGTTGTAATAAACCCTGAGTTAGCAGCTGTAAAGCCATCGTTATCGAACTGTTGATACGAGTAACCACCAAGCACATTGAAATTACTGCTTTGCCCCTCGCCAAAGCCTTTCGTATAGCTCAGAGTAGTTTCCATCAGCTTTGTGTTGCTTTCGGTATAGCTACGACCAGCACGTCCGTTGTTAGCGGAATAGGCTTTTACATTCGGGTCGGTCGAAAAAGCGGCAACCGTATTATCGCGTTGCAATTGGCCACTTACGCCGAAAATTAAACCATCAATAATTTCGTAGCGCAGTGTAGCGCCCGCCTGTAAATAATGCTGGGTAGCGGTATTGGTCGATGTTTCCAGCATAGCCACCGGGTTAAACAGATCGAAGCTACCTCCTACTTCAGCATACGAACCGTCGGCATTACGAATAGGTAATGTTGGCAAAAACGTTAAGGCGCGGTTCAGAATGCCATTCGATCCACCAGAGCCACTAATATTCGGAGCACCATTGGCATTGTTATCAGGGAAATTCCGGTTCGTTTCAGAATAAGACAGATTATACTGAATATTCAAGCGGTTATCAAACGCTTTCTGATCAAGGTTGATACGACCCGTAACACGATCAAAACCTGTGCGCTTAATAATACCCTGGTTATTGATGTAGTTTAACGAACCACGATAACTAAATGTAGGCGAACCACCAGCAACAGCTAAATCGTGGTTATTCGTAACAGCGGTACGCGTAATCTCTTTGATCCAGTCAGTATTATAGTTACCAGCAGGGAAACGCTGGGCATCCATTAGGGCAGAATCTCCTTTGATTGATTGTACTGCTGAACGATATCCATTTGCGTCCAGCATCTTCAGCCGATTCGAAATAACCGATACCCCTACATAGTTATTAAAGGTAACGGTTGCCTTGCCCGATTTACCCCGTTTGGTGGTAACCAGAATAACCCCATTCGCAGCACGCGAACCATAGATGGCGGCTGCCGAAGCATCTTTCAATACATCCATTGACTCAATATCCTGAGGAGATATCGTATTAATTGGAACACCAATCATACCATCCACCACATACAGAGGATCTGAACCACCAGCCAATGAGGTGTATCCACGTAGGCGAACAGTTGGAGATTGGTTCGGGTCGCCTGAAGGAGCGGTAATAACCAGACCAGCAACTTTACCCTGAATAGCCTGGAGCGGGTTAGGGTTTACTCCAGCGTTAAAGTCTTTAGAAGAAACCTGCACTACCGAACCGGTCAGGTCTTTCCGCTTGGCTGTACCATAACCAACCACAACAACCTCTTCGAGTGCTTTAGCGTCATCAGCTAATTTCACGTCAGCCGTTGACCGATTACCGACAGCAACTTCCTGAGATGTATACCCGATAAAACTGAAAACGAGTGTGGCATTATCAGGAACATTGTTGATCGAATATTTACCATCGGCATCGGTGTTGGTTCCTCGCTGTGTGCCTTTAATCTGTACACTTACTCCAGGCAGACTTGCTCCTGCTGGGTCAGTTACAGTCCCCGTTACAGTGCGGCCCTGTGCCCATGCAACCGAATTGCTTAATAGCAGCATTACCAGCATTACCAGAAAACCTAGTATTGTTTTCTGTTTTAATGACTGGGGTTGAGTAAGCTCAACCAGACCTACGTAACCACGAGTGTGGTTAATTGTGTAGGATTTGTCCATCATAGGTTTGCAGTAAAAAGTTTATAATATGGTATGTGTTAAGGTTAAAGTTGGTATGCTCTACAATGGTCTGCTCTTATCGAAAAAACCTACTATCCCTCTCTGTTTCATAGGGCTAGCACATTAATTGGTAACTAAGCTTGATTTTATAGAACATATACCCGAACCAGTCGGCAAATTACTAAATGTCATCCTTAAAATACAAATCTGCCATGTTAAAATCGGCTTAACCAGAATCAAAATTGTGTCATAAAATTTCTTAAAACCTTGTACAAAAGCACGATTTCTCTTACTTGAGCTTCTGCGTATAATACTACAACAAGCTGATTATTAATCAAATAAACACATTCTTATCCCCTAATTTTTATAATTATTTAAGGTGGCTACTATTTCTCAATTTCCTTAAATAAGTCTGAGAATTTTGAAAGATTTACAGCTAATTTTGCCTAAATTCTGGCATTGAGCCACTAGTCATGCGCCACGAGCCGTGCGCCACTCGTTCTATACTTATGGATTCTGAAGTTATACGCCGTCTGGCTGATCAACTCTCGGGCGATATCTACGACAGCCCCACCTATCGTACTCTTTATGCAACGGATGCATCAGCATACCGTGAAGTACCCACTGCCGTAGCTTTCCCTAAAACTATTGATGACTTAAAGGCATTAATTGCCTTTGCCCGTGAGCATAAAACCTCGCTTATTCCGCGCACAGCCGGAACTTCGCTG harbors:
- a CDS encoding TonB-dependent receptor, translated to MMDKSYTINHTRGYVGLVELTQPQSLKQKTILGFLVMLVMLLLSNSVAWAQGRTVTGTVTDPAGASLPGVSVQIKGTQRGTNTDADGKYSINNVPDNATLVFSFIGYTSQEVAVGNRSTADVKLADDAKALEEVVVVGYGTAKRKDLTGSVVQVSSKDFNAGVNPNPLQAIQGKVAGLVITAPSGDPNQSPTVRLRGYTSLAGGSDPLYVVDGMIGVPINTISPQDIESMDVLKDASAAAIYGSRAANGVILVTTKRGKSGKATVTFNNYVGVSVISNRLKMLDANGYRSAVQSIKGDSALMDAQRFPAGNYNTDWIKEITRTAVTNNHDLAVAGGSPTFSYRGSLNYINNQGIIKRTGFDRVTGRINLDQKAFDNRLNIQYNLSYSETNRNFPDNNANGAPNISGSGGSNGILNRALTFLPTLPIRNADGSYAEVGGSFDLFNPVAMLETSTNTATQHYLQAGATLRYEIIDGLIFGVSGQLQRDNTVAAFSTDPNVKAYSANNGRAGRSYTESNTKLMETTLSYTKGFGEGQSSNFNVLGGYSYQQFDNDGFTAANSGFITTDVTYNNLGLGSGTLVNPSNNYAVSNRNQSKLISFFGRATVNVNDRYNLTATLRRDGSSKFGANNKWGMFPSVGLGWTITNESFFPKGNALNYLKLRAGWGQTGNSEGIAPYNSVQLYGQKGTYYDGSLGDFLPGYGITQNANPNLKWEVLTTANVGLDFQLVGGRFSGTLEYYNKLTKDMLYPYNVPADGVTYFTNVILANVGSMRNSGVEFSFGGDVIQKGAFSWNAKLVAAYNKNTIVSLSNDQFNTGLVRFNPFGGRGLSDVYGSYLTPGQPLGEFNNVPTFVGYNSSGQVLLKPGSGDTPTTDVSKADAAAAIAAGSPLKQGNPQPFLNASFINTFRYKGFDLYFQLRGTFGNKILNNLRSNLMIPGSILETNMLQDVTTMPKNYGINVLSTNWIESGSFVRFDNWQIGYNIPLPESKYISNARVYLGGNNLFIITKYKGIDPELQVKGDLPNSTTQAPNNVGLDAYGVYPKTRTFQLGLNLTF